One Palaemon carinicauda isolate YSFRI2023 chromosome 5, ASM3689809v2, whole genome shotgun sequence DNA window includes the following coding sequences:
- the LOC137640401 gene encoding tigger transposable element-derived protein 1-like, producing the protein MVGEKRKASSESGSAKKRQAISFETKVAIIKKLDTGEKMVSVARAYNLNRSTVSTIYKQKDRIMEHVKGAEPMQSTIISKKRGKIIEEMEKLLTIWLEDQQQRRIPLSLMLIQEKAKSIFEDVKAKAGESAAEETFSASHGWFSRFKKRANLHVSVSGEAASADKEAAERFPQVLKESIEEGGYSAKQIFNVDETGLFWKKIPEKTYISREEKTMLGYKAAKDRLTLMLGANAEGCYKLKPLLVYRAANPRALKNVTKSSLPVIWMSNLKAWVTFAVFEDWFFHHFIPEVKLYCRENGIPLKILLVLDNAPGHPPHLDDFHLMSKLCTCRQIQLHFCSRWTRPLSPISRNITPDGRTGWP; encoded by the coding sequence ATGGTTGGTGAAAAGCGAAAGGCTTCTAGTGAGAGTGGTAGTGCAAAGAAGAGGCAAGCCATTTCATTTGAAACGAAAGTGGCAATAATAAAGAAGCTTGATACGGGTGAGAAAATGGTGAGCGTTGCACGGGCATACAACTTGAATCGTTCGACCGTCAGTACCATTTATAAACAGAAAGATCGTATAATGGAACACGTGAAAGGTGCAGAGCCGATGCAATCGACGATCATTAGCAAAAAAAGAGGGaaaatcatagaagagatggagaaACTTCTCACCATTTGGCTCGAGGATCAGCAGCAGCGGCGTATTCCTCTGAGCCTTATGCTCATTCAGGAGAAGGCCAAATCTATCTTTGAGGATGTCAAGGCTAAGGCTGGGGAAAGCGCTGCCGAAgaaacgttttctgccagccacggGTGGTTTTCCCGTTTCAAGAAGAGGGCTAATCTCCATGTGTCCGTGTCCGGAGAGGCAGCATCTGCGGACAAAGAGGCTGCCGAGCGATTCCCCCAAGTGTTGAAGGAGAGCATTGAGGAGGGTGGCTATTCGGCTAAGCAGATCTTCAATGTCGACGAAACGggtcttttttggaagaaaataccAGAGAAGACCTACATTAGCCGTGAGGAGAAGACGATGCTCGGATATAAAGCGGCTAAAGACCGCCTAACCTTAATGCTTGGGGCGAATGCTGAAGGGTGCTACAAGCTGAAGCCGCTGCTAGTTTACCGGGCAGCTAACCCTCGAGCCCTGAAGAACGTGACGAAAAGCTCTCTCCCCGTTATATGGATGTCAAACCTGAAGGCATGGGTGACATTTGCTGTATTTGAGGACTGGTTCTTCCACCATTTCATCCCAGAAGTGAAGTTGTATTGCCGGGAAAATGGAATTCCATTAAAgatcctgctggtgctggacaatgcccctggccaCCCCCCGCACTTGGATGATTTTCATCTGATGTCAAAGTTGTGTACCTGCCgccaaatacaacttcacttctgCAGCCGATGGACCAGGCCGTTATCGCCAATTTCAAGAAATATTACACCCGATGGACGTACAGGATGGCCTTGA